A genome region from Labilibaculum antarcticum includes the following:
- a CDS encoding DUF3592 domain-containing protein: MKLSGSKFLIITILILLIPIYGNWKLIVSGEKTEGVVVKIIEEKSGMLLSFYSVIAYEANQKKYVLRGPENVEYPIGKKFQILHSKEDPQDAIIFSIKGFYFNKYASVSVVLFILWIAFYLSFSPKSENRDSEKQKKNSNNKTPRKKLL, from the coding sequence ATGAAACTTTCAGGATCCAAATTTCTTATTATAACGATTTTGATATTGCTAATTCCCATTTATGGAAATTGGAAACTAATTGTATCTGGTGAAAAAACAGAAGGTGTTGTTGTAAAGATTATTGAAGAAAAGAGCGGCATGTTGCTGTCTTTTTATTCTGTTATTGCCTACGAAGCGAATCAAAAGAAATATGTTCTTAGAGGTCCTGAAAATGTTGAATATCCTATTGGCAAGAAATTTCAGATTCTTCACTCAAAGGAAGATCCTCAAGATGCGATCATTTTCTCAATAAAAGGATTTTATTTTAACAAATACGCTTCGGTTTCGGTTGTTTTATTCATACTATGGATCGCATTTTACCTTAGCTTTTCACCAAAGAGTGAAAACCGGGACTCTGAAAAGCAAAAAAAGAATTCAAATAATAAGACGCCCAGAAAAAAGCTGCTTTAA
- a CDS encoding S-ribosylhomocysteine lyase: MEKIQSFTVDHNKLKRGIYVSRKDKVGAETLTSFDIRTKLPNQEPAMDIPAMHTMEHLGATFLRNHKEWSDRTIYFGPMGCRTGFYVIFNGDLESRDIVKLTQEMFDFMANFTDEIPGTNKIECGNYMSHDLPMARWESNKFKTEVLGNLTEENLNYPE, translated from the coding sequence ATGGAAAAAATACAAAGCTTTACAGTTGATCACAATAAATTGAAAAGAGGGATCTATGTATCCCGTAAGGATAAAGTTGGAGCAGAAACCTTAACAAGTTTCGATATTCGAACCAAATTGCCAAACCAGGAACCGGCAATGGATATTCCTGCAATGCATACTATGGAGCACTTAGGCGCAACCTTTTTGAGAAATCATAAGGAATGGTCCGATCGCACGATCTATTTTGGTCCAATGGGTTGCCGTACTGGATTCTACGTTATTTTTAATGGCGATTTAGAATCAAGGGATATTGTAAAACTAACTCAGGAAATGTTTGATTTCATGGCTAATTTCACAGACGAAATTCCAGGAACCAACAAGATTGAATGTGGAAATTACATGAGCCACGATTTACCAATGGCGAGATGGGAATCCAACAAATTCAAAACTGAGGTTTTGGGAAATCTTACTGAAGAAAACTTAAATTATCCTGAATAA